Proteins encoded within one genomic window of Ammospiza caudacuta isolate bAmmCau1 chromosome 35, bAmmCau1.pri, whole genome shotgun sequence:
- the CCDC9 gene encoding coiled-coil domain-containing protein 9 isoform X1 produces the protein MAAALEKDAELDRRIAALRRKNEALVRRYQEIEEDRRRAEREGGAVTARPPRRGDRDPQGASGAGPSPRQKKPPGPGPGPPPGISGRPPRGGGGAGSPGWGGGPGGSRPRRARGRGGGAGPGGDAADRKSQEWEQRRLQNIEQMNEEMEKIAEYERSCREGLQEPNPVRNFLDDPRRCGPEPGGGPGGGPRRHQRNWGGPDFGKASARRGGPRFGEGSPPLDPTLWMTGRQRAEHERWKRERERIDRERLQRHRDPRGAWRREWDAQKPEHAFSGVPEDPDGGGARPGPAPPPPTLAEFLPLPHRARRRRGRQRGEGRPYSFHDDRWEPQPEPSPEPESPQVPEKVPEGAIAGPGGGPGGSQEDSDQWEDLSGGDEEEEEEEEEEEGQEGEGQEGPGPEQLKPAQTSGNRFEPAQTSGNQRQPVTPSEPPGPPPPAPPPAQGGVPEPPLPPPSPCQSPPETPEPNGTGTPPDGPGVEISDFQRENPATPPRCDGGGPQIPPEPPQV, from the exons GAGATCGAGGAGGAccggcggcgggcggagcgTGAGGGCGGCGCTGTGACCGCCCGGCCGCCCcggagaggggacagagacccccagggAGCCTCGGGG gccGGGCCCAGCCCGAGGCAGAAGAAGCCCCCAGGGCCGggcccgggacccccccccggCATTTCGGGGCGCCCCCcccggggtgggggaggggccgggagcccgggctggggggggggtcccggggggtcccggcCCCGCAGGGcccgggggagggggggaggggccgggcccgggggcgACGCCGCCGACAGAAAATCCCAG GAGTGGGAGCAGCGGCGGCTGCAGAACATCGAGCAGATGAACGAGGAGATGGAGAAAATCGCGGAGTACGAGCGGAGCTGCAGG gaggggctgcaggagcccaaCCCGGTGCGGAACTTTCTGGACGATCCGCGGCGCTGCGGCCCCGAGCCGGGGGGGGGCCCTGGGGGGGGCCCCCGGCGCCACCAACGCAACTGGGGGGGCCCCGACTTCGGCAAGGCCTCG GCGCGGCGGGGGGGGCCCCgctttggggaggggtctccccCCCTGGACCCCACGCTGTGGATGACGGGGCGGCAGCGGGCGGAGCACGAGCGCTGGAAACGGGAGCGGGAGCGCATCGACCGCGAGCGGCTGCAGCGACACCGAGACCCCCGCGGCGCCTGGAGGAGGGAGTGGGACGCGCAGAAACCCGAGCACGC GTTCTCGGGGGTCCCGGAGGACCCGGATGGGGgaggggcccggcccggccccgcccctcccccccccaccctGGCCGAGttcctgcccctcccccaccgcGCGCGCCGCAGGCGGGGCCGCCagaggggggaggggcggccctACAG TTTCCACGACGATCGCTGGGAGCCGCAGCCGGAGCCGAGCCCGGAGCCTGAGAGcccccag GTCCCAGAGAAGGTTCCGGAAGGCGCCATCGCCGGCCCgggggggggcccggggggctCCCAGGAGGACTCGGATCAGTGGGAGGATCTGAGCGGGggggacgaggaggaggaggaggaggaggaggaggaggaagggcaggagggggAGGGGCAGGAAGGGCCCGGCCCCGAGCAGCTCAAACCGGCACAGACCAGTGGGAACCGGTTTGAACCGGCACAGACCAGTGGGAACCAGCGCCAACCAGTGACCCCCAGTGAGCCCCCCG GGccgcccccccccgcccctcccccagcccagggcgGGGTCCCGgagccgcccctcccccccccgagcccctgccagagccccccGGAGACCCCGGAGCCAAACGGGACCGGGACCCCCCCCGACg GGCCGGGGGTGGAGATCTCGGATTTCCAGAGG GAGAACCCAGCGACCCCCCCCAGGTGTGATggagggggaccccaaatcccacctgagCCCCCCCAGGTGTGA
- the CCDC9 gene encoding coiled-coil domain-containing protein 9 isoform X2 — translation MAAALEKDAELDRRIAALRRKNEALVRRYQEIEEDRRRAEREGGAVTARPPRRGDRDPQGASGAGPSPRQKKPPGPGPGPPPGISGRPPRGGGGAGSPGWGGGPGGSRPRRARGRGGGAGPGGDAADRKSQEWEQRRLQNIEQMNEEMEKIAEYERSCREGLQEPNPVRNFLDDPRRCGPEPGGGPGGGPRRHQRNWGGPDFGKASARRGGPRFGEGSPPLDPTLWMTGRQRAEHERWKRERERIDRERLQRHRDPRGAWRREWDAQKPEHAFSGVPEDPDGGGARPGPAPPPPTLAEFLPLPHRARRRRGRQRGEGRPYSFHDDRWEPQPEPSPEPESPQVPEKVPEGAIAGPGGGPGGSQEDSDQWEDLSGGDEEEEEEEEEEEGQEGEGQEGPGPEQLKPAQTSGNRFEPAQTSGNQRQPVTPSEPPGPPPPAPPPAQGGVPEPPLPPPSPCQSPPETPEPNGTGTPPDGPGVEISDFQRVRFREPSDPPQV, via the exons GAGATCGAGGAGGAccggcggcgggcggagcgTGAGGGCGGCGCTGTGACCGCCCGGCCGCCCcggagaggggacagagacccccagggAGCCTCGGGG gccGGGCCCAGCCCGAGGCAGAAGAAGCCCCCAGGGCCGggcccgggacccccccccggCATTTCGGGGCGCCCCCcccggggtgggggaggggccgggagcccgggctggggggggggtcccggggggtcccggcCCCGCAGGGcccgggggagggggggaggggccgggcccgggggcgACGCCGCCGACAGAAAATCCCAG GAGTGGGAGCAGCGGCGGCTGCAGAACATCGAGCAGATGAACGAGGAGATGGAGAAAATCGCGGAGTACGAGCGGAGCTGCAGG gaggggctgcaggagcccaaCCCGGTGCGGAACTTTCTGGACGATCCGCGGCGCTGCGGCCCCGAGCCGGGGGGGGGCCCTGGGGGGGGCCCCCGGCGCCACCAACGCAACTGGGGGGGCCCCGACTTCGGCAAGGCCTCG GCGCGGCGGGGGGGGCCCCgctttggggaggggtctccccCCCTGGACCCCACGCTGTGGATGACGGGGCGGCAGCGGGCGGAGCACGAGCGCTGGAAACGGGAGCGGGAGCGCATCGACCGCGAGCGGCTGCAGCGACACCGAGACCCCCGCGGCGCCTGGAGGAGGGAGTGGGACGCGCAGAAACCCGAGCACGC GTTCTCGGGGGTCCCGGAGGACCCGGATGGGGgaggggcccggcccggccccgcccctcccccccccaccctGGCCGAGttcctgcccctcccccaccgcGCGCGCCGCAGGCGGGGCCGCCagaggggggaggggcggccctACAG TTTCCACGACGATCGCTGGGAGCCGCAGCCGGAGCCGAGCCCGGAGCCTGAGAGcccccag GTCCCAGAGAAGGTTCCGGAAGGCGCCATCGCCGGCCCgggggggggcccggggggctCCCAGGAGGACTCGGATCAGTGGGAGGATCTGAGCGGGggggacgaggaggaggaggaggaggaggaggaggaggaagggcaggagggggAGGGGCAGGAAGGGCCCGGCCCCGAGCAGCTCAAACCGGCACAGACCAGTGGGAACCGGTTTGAACCGGCACAGACCAGTGGGAACCAGCGCCAACCAGTGACCCCCAGTGAGCCCCCCG GGccgcccccccccgcccctcccccagcccagggcgGGGTCCCGgagccgcccctcccccccccgagcccctgccagagccccccGGAGACCCCGGAGCCAAACGGGACCGGGACCCCCCCCGACg GGCCGGGGGTGGAGATCTCGGATTTCCAGAGGGTTCGTTTCC GAGAACCCAGCGACCCCCCCCAGGTGTGA
- the LOC131570485 gene encoding C5a anaphylatoxin chemotactic receptor 1-like, which translates to MAASYPWDDPWNGTWNDTWRDLYGDLYEDLAAPEVSPGHRLVLALYAAIFVLGVLGNGAVLWATAASELRRAVNGVWASHLAAADLLGCLALPFLALPLTMDHRWPLGAAACKLLPSLTVLAMFSSVLLLTAVSADRCALVTAPVWCHNRRTPALAHAVCAGAWAAAALLTAPSFAFRAVRRDPVSEKATCVMSYDAVRRHQRGAELAVASARFLCGFLGPFAVISACYGRLLSRVRRRGSGRSGRATRTVLVVVTSFFVCWLPYHVVGMVLAAGTPGTAAFRGAQAADPAVAGLAYVNGCVNPIIYLVMGRGLGKVRRSWRALLKGVLSDDVTSVGGDGRGRSAVTTEEGSEGTAV; encoded by the coding sequence ATGGCCGCGTCGTACCCCTGGGACGACCCCTGGAACGGCACCTGGAACGACACCTGGCGCGACCTCTACGGCGACCTGTACGAGGACCTGGCGGCGCCCGAGGTGTCCCCGGGCCACCGCCTGGTGCTGGCGCTCTACGCCGCCATCTTCGTGCTGGGCGTGCTGGGCAACGGCGCCGTGCTCTGGGCGACGGCGGCGTCGGAGCTGCGCCGCGCCGTCAACGGCGTCTGGGCCTCGCACCTGGCGGCGGCCGacctgctgggctgcctggcgCTGCCCTTCCTGGCGCTGCCGCTGACCATGGACCACCGCTGGCCGCTGGGCGCCGCCGCCTGCAAGCTGCTGCCCTCGCTGACCGTGCTGGCCATGTTCTCCAGCGTGCTGCTGCTCACGGCCGTCAGCGCCGACCGCTGCGCGCTGGTCACCGCGCCCGTGTGGTGCCACAACCGCCGCACGCCGGCCTTGGCCCACGCCGTCTGCGCCGGGGCGTGGGCGGCCGCGGCGCTGCTGACGGCGCCGTCCTTCGCGTTCCGCGCCGTGCGCCGCGACCCCGTCTCGGAAAAGGCCACCTGCGTGATGTCCTACGACGCCGTGCGGCGGCACCAGCGCGGCGCCGAGCTGGCCGTGGCCTCCGCGCGGTTCCTCTGCGGGTTCCTGGGGCCGTTCGCGGTCATCTCGGCGTGCTACGGCCGCCTGTTGAGCCGCGTGCGGCGGCGCGGCTCGGGGAGGTCGGGCAGGGCCACCAGGACGGTGCTGGTGGTCGTCACCAGCTTCTTCGTGTGCTGGTTGCCCTACCACGTGGTGGGCATGGTGCTGGCGGCCGGCACGCCGGGCACGGCGGCGTTCCGGGGCGCGCAGGCCGCGGATCCGGCGGTGGCGGGGTTGGCCTACGTCAACGGCTGCGTCAACCCCATCATCTACCTGGTGATGGGGCGGGGCCTGGGCAAGGTGAGGCGCTCCTGGAGGGCGCTGCTCAAGGGGGTGCTCAGCGATGACGTCACCAGCGTGGGCGGGGACGGGCGGGGACGCAGCGCGGTCACCACCgaggagggcagtgaggggACGGCGGTGTGA